In Microcoleus sp. AS-A8, the following are encoded in one genomic region:
- a CDS encoding phycobiliprotein lyase yields MLDFQEFFTACTGLWKTERIYHSLLQGQVERSFTEFRVESLTGDQKQQILSLSSLEGIQFDLAQVQSGEIVCPGFAIAFDTLSETGEQVSMSLKALFIPDTYLDGVPEETSAAIPPLPLTAHVPATPEVIKGYYLRDEGYSEPGAVKSRFTYLPSRQTLEMTTYYRRSVAIDQMRLVAPDLRLRTIITYKRPETSEAPTVIDLVGFGVERRQDL; encoded by the coding sequence ATGCTGGATTTTCAGGAATTTTTTACCGCCTGCACGGGTTTATGGAAAACAGAAAGAATTTATCATTCTCTCCTGCAAGGCCAAGTTGAACGTTCTTTCACAGAATTTCGGGTGGAATCCTTAACAGGTGACCAAAAACAGCAGATTTTGTCATTATCTTCCCTCGAAGGTATCCAATTTGACTTGGCGCAAGTTCAGTCCGGTGAGATCGTCTGTCCAGGGTTTGCGATCGCTTTTGATACCCTCTCGGAAACCGGTGAACAGGTATCGATGAGTCTCAAGGCTCTGTTTATCCCAGATACTTATCTTGATGGAGTCCCAGAGGAAACGTCGGCGGCTATTCCACCACTACCGCTAACGGCTCACGTTCCCGCAACCCCAGAGGTGATTAAGGGCTATTATCTGCGAGATGAGGGTTACTCCGAACCCGGTGCCGTCAAGAGTCGTTTTACCTATCTGCCCAGTCGTCAAACTTTGGAGATGACCACCTACTATCGGCGTTCAGTTGCCATTGATCAAATGCGGCTGGTCGCACCCGATTTACGATTACGCACGATTATCACCTACAAGCGTCCGGAAACAAGCGAGGCACCCACGGTTATTGACCTTGTGGGCTTTGGTGTTGAACGGCGACAGGATTTGTAG
- a CDS encoding transposase → MTEKAYRYRFYPTPEQEELLLRTLGCVRLVYNKALHIRTEGWYKRQERIDYKQTSKDLTNWKQQEDLQFLNEVSSVPLQQGLRNLQKAFTNFWAGRAKYPNFKKKRSGGSAEFTRAAFRWKDGQLWLAKCNDALSIRWSRVLPDGGVPSTVTVKLDASGRWFVSLLVDDLTVTPLSQVDKAVGIDAGITSLIATSDGEKIANPKHFKHLRHKLRQAQKALSRKVKGSNNREKARHEVARIHAKVADARTDFLHKLTTRMVRENQTIAVEDLAVKNMLKNHKLAQAIADASWSELVRQLEYKCQWYGRTLVKIDRWFPSSKRCGNCGHVVDKLPLDVREWDCPECGTHHDRDINAAQNILAAGLAVKVCGANIRPDGHKSKGQLRKTTERSRSGKKQKPKS, encoded by the coding sequence ATGACAGAAAAAGCCTACCGATATCGCTTTTACCCAACTCCGGAGCAAGAAGAACTCTTGCTCCGGACACTGGGTTGTGTGAGGTTGGTCTACAACAAAGCGTTGCACATTCGCACAGAAGGCTGGTACAAAAGACAAGAACGGATTGACTATAAACAGACATCCAAAGATCTGACCAACTGGAAACAGCAGGAAGACTTGCAATTTCTCAACGAGGTAAGCTCGGTGCCATTGCAGCAAGGTTTGAGAAATTTGCAAAAAGCGTTTACCAACTTCTGGGCGGGTCGTGCTAAATACCCCAACTTCAAAAAGAAGCGGAGTGGTGGCAGCGCTGAGTTTACCCGCGCAGCTTTCAGGTGGAAGGACGGACAACTGTGGTTGGCGAAGTGTAATGACGCTCTGTCAATTCGCTGGAGTCGGGTTTTGCCCGATGGCGGCGTCCCGTCCACTGTTACCGTCAAACTGGATGCGTCGGGACGCTGGTTCGTCTCGTTGCTGGTTGACGACCTTACCGTTACACCTCTGTCCCAAGTTGATAAAGCTGTAGGGATTGATGCAGGTATCACATCCTTGATTGCTACCAGCGACGGGGAGAAAATTGCTAACCCCAAACATTTCAAACACCTTCGACATAAATTGAGACAGGCTCAAAAAGCCCTGTCTCGTAAGGTTAAAGGCTCTAACAATAGAGAAAAGGCACGGCACGAAGTTGCTCGTATTCACGCAAAAGTTGCCGATGCTCGAACAGATTTCCTTCATAAGCTGACGACTCGAATGGTACGTGAAAACCAAACGATTGCTGTCGAAGACTTGGCGGTGAAGAATATGCTGAAAAACCACAAACTGGCGCAAGCGATTGCTGATGCTTCTTGGTCTGAGTTGGTTCGTCAGTTGGAATACAAATGCCAGTGGTACGGTCGGACACTGGTGAAGATTGACCGATGGTTTCCCAGCTCTAAACGTTGTGGAAACTGCGGTCACGTTGTTGATAAATTGCCGCTTGATGTTCGGGAATGGGATTGTCCAGAATGTGGGACGCACCACGATCGAGATATCAATGCCGCACAAAATATTCTCGCCGCAGGGCTTGCGGTGAAAGTCTGCGGAGCGAACATAAGACCTGATGGACATAAGTCTAAAGGGCAGTTGCGAAAAACCACTGAGCGTAGTCGAAGTGGAAAGAAACAGAAACCCAAGTCGTGA
- a CDS encoding extracellular solute-binding protein, producing MKRRSFLVSASALALGQLMSGCTREQPQSLNVQLLKGSIPARMLNQFRKELQPPAQLNFDPANQLKDLFKRLQTWKQLAEKKDDGQGFSLPFVGKKTPAIADLVSLGDYWLESAIGQGLIQPLEVQELEGWNNLPSRWQEIVTRNQQGQLAKEGQVWGAPYRWGTTVIVYRRDKFEELGWTPKDWSDLWRPELRDRISLLDQPREVIGLTLKKLGLSYNHKNLSQVPKLKEELLKLHQQVKYYSSNQYLEPLLLGDTWLALGWSTDVLSVRSGYRQIDSVVPLSGTALWTDVWVQPASLAASSNTLKASASSTAQQGSNASSPLTKQWIEFCWKSLPAQQISVLSHAASPMFADAEPTNLPTDIRENRLLLPDITVLKKCEFLEPLPQKISQEYEKLWTEIRNVRRS from the coding sequence ATGAAGCGACGCTCTTTTTTAGTGAGTGCCAGTGCTCTAGCGCTGGGTCAACTGATGTCTGGGTGTACCCGTGAGCAACCCCAGTCTTTGAACGTGCAGTTGTTGAAAGGTTCAATTCCAGCTCGGATGTTGAATCAATTTCGTAAGGAATTGCAGCCACCTGCTCAGCTCAATTTTGACCCAGCCAATCAGTTGAAAGATTTATTTAAGCGCCTGCAAACCTGGAAGCAGCTAGCTGAGAAAAAGGACGATGGGCAAGGTTTTTCCTTACCGTTCGTCGGCAAAAAAACGCCAGCGATCGCGGATTTGGTCAGCTTGGGGGATTATTGGCTAGAATCAGCCATTGGGCAAGGACTGATTCAACCCCTAGAAGTACAAGAATTAGAGGGATGGAACAATCTCCCGTCTCGTTGGCAGGAGATTGTCACGCGCAATCAACAAGGGCAACTCGCTAAAGAGGGTCAAGTGTGGGGCGCACCCTACCGTTGGGGTACTACGGTTATTGTTTATCGCCGCGATAAGTTTGAAGAGTTGGGCTGGACACCGAAGGATTGGAGCGATTTGTGGCGTCCCGAATTACGCGATCGCATTTCTCTTTTAGATCAGCCTCGCGAAGTGATTGGTTTGACCTTGAAAAAATTGGGGTTGTCCTACAACCATAAAAATTTGAGTCAGGTACCTAAGCTCAAAGAAGAACTGCTGAAGCTGCATCAACAGGTGAAATATTACAGCTCTAACCAATATCTAGAACCCTTGCTTTTAGGAGATACTTGGCTAGCACTGGGTTGGTCTACTGATGTATTGTCAGTGCGATCGGGTTATCGTCAAATTGACAGTGTCGTGCCCTTATCGGGAACAGCCCTTTGGACAGATGTCTGGGTGCAACCCGCCTCTCTAGCTGCTAGCTCCAACACGCTCAAGGCATCAGCTTCTTCAACTGCACAGCAAGGTTCCAACGCAAGCTCACCTTTAACAAAACAATGGATTGAGTTTTGCTGGAAGTCCCTGCCAGCACAGCAAATTTCAGTCTTGAGCCATGCCGCCTCGCCCATGTTTGCCGATGCCGAGCCGACCAACTTACCGACAGATATTCGAGAAAACCGCTTACTTTTGCCTGATATTACAGTTCTGAAAAAATGTGAATTTCTTGAACCTTTGCCACAGAAAATATCTCAGGAATATGAAAAATTGTGGACAGAAATCCGCAATGTAAGGCGGAGTTAG
- a CDS encoding iron uptake porin has product MKSCLSFEKTASSALIFATLSCFTANFSPAHAARPTSPATVSESIESSTQEFPASTDLLKLTQTADLAPATNPPTGIVLANPTDELAITTPSENVGIEATQPTVSEITVATPTHPLIQPDTSLPNLETARGSTEALSATNVKDLTIKPSLQAQSLPADDANESLSPEITPLDPLEEVEADVSMDQVTNVTQLSDVRPTDWAYEALRSLVERYGCIAGYPDGTFRGNRAMTRYEFAAGLNACLQQIERLVGSGGSNSASKQDLETLRRLTNEFQTELAAIGTRVDNLEGRTAFLEDNQFSTTTKLFGQAIFGVQGRSENSFDFFLNRLEDQGTNINVVDNVQLSLFTQFSPRSLLLTGLAAGNGNNSAVRLDKYVSLGYESGSNNNLEISDLNFRHLLTNKLAVILGPVGVNPVNVFRGVNRVESAGSGPLSRFAQRNPIINIGGNGGGIGFDYQVGTRISLQGVYSANRSNDPFNGGIFGGNEGSTTAGAQLVVSPMDNLDVSFQYLNNYSPSGDLLTGVGDDVLAIQTINAAGFFRAPMQTNAFGLGLEWRLSPRFTIGGWGGYTTSNFKDGPGSVETVNWMAFMNFPDLLGEGNLAGIYVGQPPKITSSDLPTGRNRPSFVNRGDSSAGEGGQPDTTLHLEGFYRIRVTDNISVTPGVIVILNPNHKDNNDNITIGALRTTFTF; this is encoded by the coding sequence GTGAAATCCTGTCTGAGCTTTGAAAAGACAGCCTCTTCGGCATTGATATTTGCAACCTTGAGTTGCTTCACCGCCAATTTCTCACCTGCTCATGCTGCCCGCCCTACCAGCCCAGCAACAGTAAGTGAATCGATTGAATCTTCAACACAGGAATTCCCGGCTTCTACAGATTTACTAAAGCTCACACAAACAGCCGATCTCGCACCTGCCACCAACCCGCCAACAGGAATAGTACTGGCAAATCCCACCGATGAGTTAGCAATTACCACTCCGAGTGAAAATGTAGGGATTGAGGCCACACAACCAACAGTGAGCGAAATCACTGTGGCTACACCAACCCATCCTCTAATACAGCCGGACACTTCACTCCCCAACTTAGAGACGGCGCGTGGTTCAACCGAGGCATTGAGCGCAACGAACGTCAAGGATTTAACGATTAAACCCTCACTTCAGGCTCAATCCCTGCCAGCCGATGACGCAAACGAATCCCTGTCTCCAGAGATAACGCCCTTAGACCCGCTAGAGGAAGTCGAGGCTGATGTCTCAATGGATCAGGTTACCAATGTTACTCAGTTATCTGACGTGCGACCCACGGATTGGGCGTATGAAGCACTGAGAAGTTTAGTGGAGCGTTACGGCTGTATTGCGGGTTACCCCGATGGCACATTCCGAGGCAATCGGGCGATGACACGCTATGAATTTGCGGCGGGTCTGAATGCTTGTTTGCAACAGATTGAGCGGCTGGTCGGCAGTGGCGGTTCAAATTCCGCTTCCAAGCAAGATTTAGAAACTCTGCGCCGTCTCACCAATGAGTTTCAGACCGAACTCGCTGCCATCGGCACGCGAGTGGACAACTTGGAAGGTCGCACAGCGTTTTTGGAAGACAATCAATTCTCCACCACAACCAAGCTTTTTGGTCAAGCTATTTTTGGAGTTCAGGGACGCAGCGAAAATAGCTTTGATTTCTTCTTGAACCGATTAGAAGACCAGGGCACGAATATCAACGTCGTTGACAACGTGCAGTTGAGTTTGTTCACTCAGTTCAGCCCTCGCAGTTTGTTGCTGACTGGACTCGCCGCCGGCAATGGCAACAACAGTGCCGTTCGTTTAGACAAATATGTCTCACTGGGCTATGAGAGTGGTAGTAATAACAACTTAGAAATCAGTGACCTCAACTTTCGTCACCTGTTGACTAATAAATTAGCCGTCATCTTGGGTCCCGTGGGGGTGAACCCGGTTAACGTTTTCCGAGGTGTCAATCGTGTGGAAAGTGCCGGTTCTGGCCCCCTTTCTCGCTTTGCCCAGCGTAACCCCATCATCAACATTGGTGGCAATGGCGGTGGCATCGGCTTTGACTACCAAGTTGGCACACGCATCAGCTTACAAGGGGTCTACTCCGCTAACCGCTCTAATGATCCATTTAATGGCGGTATTTTTGGGGGAAATGAAGGGTCAACGACAGCCGGCGCGCAGTTAGTCGTGTCACCCATGGATAATCTTGATGTCTCTTTCCAATACCTCAACAACTACTCACCCTCAGGCGACTTACTCACGGGTGTTGGGGATGATGTTTTAGCCATACAAACCATTAATGCAGCAGGATTTTTCAGAGCACCGATGCAAACGAATGCCTTTGGTCTGGGTTTGGAATGGCGATTGTCACCACGCTTTACCATTGGGGGATGGGGAGGTTACACCACGTCCAACTTCAAAGATGGTCCAGGAAGTGTAGAAACCGTTAACTGGATGGCATTTATGAATTTCCCAGACCTACTGGGTGAAGGCAACTTGGCTGGCATCTATGTCGGTCAACCCCCCAAGATTACGAGTAGTGACCTGCCAACGGGCAGAAATCGCCCTAGCTTCGTGAATCGCGGTGACTCCTCAGCCGGTGAAGGGGGTCAGCCCGATACGACACTTCATTTAGAGGGATTCTATCGCATCCGAGTGACCGACAACATCAGTGTTACACCCGGAGTCATCGTGATTCTCAATCCCAATCACAAGGACAACAACGATAACATTACTATTGGTGCACTCCGCACGACCTTTACCTTCTAA
- a CDS encoding RNA 2'-phosphotransferase, whose product MNNSRLIKISKYLSKHLRHTPAQIGIELSPGGWVAVDELLAACNKRSFLINRSELDEVVANNDKKRFSFDSTGTLIRANQGHSVEVDLQLEPAIPPDILYHGTGHGAVEAILQDGLCKMSRHHVHLSTDITTAQKVGTRHGRPVVFQVNAAAMYEDGYTFYCSENRVWLVDSVPSQYLHTV is encoded by the coding sequence ATGAACAATTCTCGCCTAATCAAAATCAGCAAATATCTGAGTAAACATCTTCGACACACACCTGCACAAATTGGCATCGAACTTTCTCCCGGCGGCTGGGTGGCTGTCGATGAACTTCTGGCTGCCTGTAACAAGCGCTCCTTTCTCATCAACCGGAGTGAATTGGATGAAGTCGTCGCCAACAACGACAAAAAACGATTTTCCTTCGATTCCACAGGCACCTTAATTCGTGCTAATCAAGGCCATAGTGTAGAGGTGGATTTGCAATTAGAACCAGCGATTCCGCCTGATATTTTGTACCATGGGACAGGGCACGGTGCTGTTGAGGCAATTCTTCAGGATGGTCTTTGCAAAATGTCACGGCACCATGTCCATTTATCGACTGATATCACGACAGCTCAAAAGGTAGGAACACGGCACGGTCGTCCAGTTGTCTTTCAAGTAAATGCTGCCGCCATGTATGAGGATGGTTATACGTTCTACTGTTCTGAAAATAGAGTTTGGTTAGTTGATAGTGTTCCATCCCAGTATCTACATACAGTCTGA
- a CDS encoding NUDIX domain-containing protein, which translates to MRKVKSCGFIVMRTQPKLSFLLLMKHSSRYDLPKGHIEVGENDLSCAFRELYEETGIAASTLHLDQTFRFTTIYQTYEQRFGQEIVEKTLVIFWGWLKQDVKLQLSEHDAYMWVEWNPPHAIQKKTVDPLLAELEQYFYRNEITL; encoded by the coding sequence ATGCGAAAGGTCAAATCTTGCGGCTTCATCGTGATGCGGACTCAACCCAAATTAAGTTTCTTATTGCTGATGAAGCATTCCTCTCGCTACGACTTACCCAAAGGTCATATTGAAGTCGGTGAAAATGATTTAAGCTGTGCCTTTCGTGAACTCTATGAGGAGACGGGAATTGCAGCGAGTACTTTACATTTAGATCAAACTTTTCGTTTCACGACTATTTATCAAACTTATGAGCAGCGGTTTGGGCAAGAAATTGTGGAGAAAACATTGGTAATTTTTTGGGGATGGTTGAAACAAGACGTCAAGTTACAGCTCAGTGAGCATGACGCTTATATGTGGGTGGAATGGAACCCACCTCATGCTATTCAGAAAAAAACGGTTGACCCTTTGTTGGCAGAATTGGAGCAATATTTTTACAGAAATGAAATCACCTTATAG
- a CDS encoding ATP-binding protein: MNSGYFSNEENPTRHNQESRGLLGAGWRPLSRQFDLDFLLHLASKDPWELTQKTLDFASDIADTLGRNQYAWWANILNIFSENMRYELDEFWDYITPTPPVPDHRYGEVLSVETPVTQLVSRESIPIDYVLTRLQEITVFKVLDLLGNPELITQYYMERIFYFPVNRFVNWERLEIIGTAFAYWSQQQVWLQIDHLGRGRRRYTIIAKDITPLINKATYNLAVMLSGYQSRVGQIHSQFPIRTFPADIQSFTDTVQQAILDQNQLAVLVSGEPGTGKTAWTQAVAKEILMPLGFVIFILDHDAVENFVPPNYLERICIIINEADNLAQNRASTAAQSSSKTEHILSLLDGTLYQSVVDESGIQNRQKLVVLMTCNTTERLDPAILRKGRIDLMSEFTHRYV; this comes from the coding sequence ATGAATTCAGGCTATTTTAGTAACGAAGAAAATCCCACACGCCATAACCAGGAAAGTCGAGGTTTACTCGGAGCTGGTTGGCGGCCTTTATCTCGACAGTTTGATTTAGATTTTTTATTACACCTTGCCTCTAAAGACCCTTGGGAACTGACTCAAAAAACGTTAGATTTTGCCAGTGATATTGCTGATACTCTCGGTCGCAATCAGTATGCCTGGTGGGCCAATATTTTGAATATTTTTTCGGAGAATATGCGGTATGAACTTGATGAATTTTGGGATTATATCACGCCTACACCGCCAGTCCCCGATCATCGCTATGGAGAGGTTTTGAGTGTCGAGACGCCGGTTACCCAACTCGTAAGCCGTGAAAGTATTCCCATTGATTATGTTCTGACTCGATTACAGGAAATTACGGTCTTTAAAGTTCTAGATTTACTGGGTAATCCCGAACTCATTACTCAGTACTATATGGAGCGAATTTTTTATTTTCCGGTTAATCGTTTTGTCAACTGGGAACGACTGGAAATTATTGGAACTGCTTTTGCCTATTGGTCACAACAACAGGTTTGGTTACAAATTGATCATCTTGGTAGAGGACGACGACGGTATACTATCATTGCGAAGGATATAACACCACTGATTAATAAGGCAACCTACAATTTAGCCGTGATGCTCAGTGGGTATCAAAGCCGTGTAGGACAAATCCATAGTCAGTTTCCGATTCGGACATTTCCGGCTGATATTCAAAGCTTTACGGATACCGTGCAACAGGCCATTCTTGACCAAAACCAACTGGCTGTTTTAGTAAGTGGGGAACCGGGTACCGGTAAAACGGCATGGACACAAGCCGTGGCTAAAGAAATTCTCATGCCGTTAGGGTTTGTTATTTTTATCCTAGACCATGATGCTGTTGAAAACTTTGTTCCACCCAATTATTTGGAGCGGATTTGTATTATTATTAATGAGGCCGATAATTTGGCGCAAAATCGAGCGAGTACAGCGGCACAATCGAGTAGTAAGACGGAACATATTCTGAGTTTGTTGGATGGGACTTTGTATCAGAGTGTGGTTGACGAATCGGGAATTCAAAATCGGCAGAAATTAGTCGTTTTGATGACTTGCAATACGACGGAAAGACTTGATCCAGCGATTTTACGTAAGGGCAGGATTGATCTGATGAGTGAATTCACTCACCGATATGTATAA
- a CDS encoding NACHT domain-containing protein — protein MQQSNRIPIFIPLKIFAEDAKSADDFCLLQYIHKEFTSCSIADQSVTEKVLRQGRGLILLDGLDEVPEKYSHKVVQQISSFARNYFNNQFIITCRIAAHKYRFQNDGFTYVEVADFNEKQIEGFANNWFVAFSKNNQESGLALVSQFIEKLKRRENQQIRELAVTPILLNLTCLVFQAKGDFPSKRSKLYERGLGILLRRWDEAKGIERDEVYRNLNVIHKKKLLSQVAAITFERGDYFFEQDKIQRYIADYLRTLPNAITDPETLQQDSEVVLKSIEAQHGLLVERARGIYSFSHLTFQEYFTAKYFVESSDSQALENLSSHITETRWREVFLLTTEMLPNAEG, from the coding sequence ATGCAGCAAAGCAACCGAATACCAATTTTTATCCCCTTGAAAATCTTTGCCGAGGATGCCAAGAGTGCTGATGATTTCTGCTTATTGCAATACATCCACAAAGAATTTACCAGTTGTAGCATTGCAGATCAGTCGGTGACAGAGAAAGTATTACGTCAGGGCAGAGGGCTGATTTTGCTAGATGGATTAGATGAAGTGCCAGAAAAATATAGCCATAAAGTTGTTCAACAGATTAGTTCATTTGCCCGGAACTATTTCAACAATCAGTTTATTATTACCTGTCGGATTGCTGCCCATAAGTACAGATTTCAGAATGATGGATTCACTTATGTTGAGGTTGCGGATTTTAACGAAAAGCAAATTGAAGGCTTCGCTAACAATTGGTTTGTGGCATTTTCTAAAAATAACCAAGAGTCGGGTTTAGCCTTGGTTTCTCAGTTTATTGAGAAGCTGAAGCGTCGAGAAAATCAGCAAATTCGAGAACTGGCTGTAACACCCATTTTGCTGAATCTGACTTGCTTAGTGTTCCAAGCGAAAGGCGATTTTCCCTCAAAACGCTCCAAATTGTATGAACGAGGATTGGGCATTCTGCTCAGAAGATGGGATGAAGCCAAGGGCATTGAACGGGATGAAGTTTATCGAAATTTAAATGTCATACACAAGAAAAAGCTTTTAAGTCAGGTAGCTGCCATCACGTTTGAGCGGGGCGATTACTTCTTTGAACAAGACAAAATCCAGCGATATATTGCTGACTATCTACGCACTTTACCTAATGCCATAACTGACCCAGAAACATTGCAACAAGATAGTGAGGTGGTGCTGAAATCGATTGAGGCGCAACATGGATTATTAGTGGAACGGGCACGAGGGATTTACTCGTTCTCGCATCTAACTTTTCAAGAGTATTTCACTGCTAAATACTTTGTTGAAAGTTCTGATTCACAGGCTTTGGAAAATCTGTCTAGCCACATCACCGAGACACGTTGGCGGGAAGTCTTTTTGTTGACCACTGAGATGTTGCCAAATGCAGAAGGCTGA
- a CDS encoding DUF3050 domain-containing protein: MVDQYAQLIEGISPLRNSLVNHPVYSQLCDLESLQIFMESHCFAVWDFMCLVKTLQARLTCVTTPWLPPSDIFSARLINDIVLAEETDEVAPGYFISHFDLYVAGMKEVNANVLPIQNFIHQLRQGKSVQVALNNVATLTTTKAFVLNTIKATHKTTHEVAATFLLGREDVIPSMFRRILQSLDDSSIDCQQLSLYLERHTHLDEDVHGPMGEQLLRNLCGDDDEKWKQSTFAAQQALLARISLWDGLVLQLRHGRRSTPTLERKPMAFVRNLPEAKNWWQGTSEQGSINIPDSIHTW; the protein is encoded by the coding sequence ATGGTAGACCAGTACGCACAGTTGATAGAGGGTATTTCTCCTCTTCGCAATTCCCTTGTCAACCATCCCGTTTATAGCCAACTATGCGATCTGGAATCTCTGCAAATTTTCATGGAATCTCATTGCTTTGCTGTGTGGGATTTTATGTGCTTGGTGAAAACGCTTCAAGCTAGGCTGACCTGTGTAACTACACCTTGGCTACCACCTTCAGACATTTTTTCAGCTCGACTCATTAACGATATCGTTTTAGCTGAAGAAACGGATGAAGTTGCCCCTGGTTATTTTATTAGTCACTTTGACCTTTATGTCGCTGGAATGAAGGAGGTTAATGCTAACGTCCTTCCGATTCAGAACTTTATTCACCAGCTTCGCCAAGGAAAATCTGTACAAGTTGCCCTGAACAACGTTGCAACTCTAACTACAACTAAAGCATTTGTTCTCAATACAATAAAAGCGACTCATAAGACAACTCATGAAGTAGCAGCTACCTTTTTGTTAGGTAGAGAGGATGTTATTCCATCCATGTTTCGACGAATTCTTCAGAGTTTAGATGATTCCAGCATAGATTGTCAGCAGTTATCCCTGTATCTAGAACGCCATACTCATTTGGACGAGGATGTTCATGGACCCATGGGTGAGCAGCTTCTCAGAAATCTCTGTGGGGATGACGATGAAAAATGGAAACAAAGCACCTTTGCTGCACAACAAGCTTTGTTAGCTCGCATTTCTCTCTGGGATGGATTGGTTTTGCAATTGAGGCATGGCAGGCGCTCCACGCCAACTCTAGAGAGAAAACCTATGGCCTTCGTGCGTAATCTCCCAGAGGCGAAAAACTGGTGGCAAGGAACCAGCGAACAGGGGTCTATCAACATTCCAGACTCCATTCATACCTGGTAA
- a CDS encoding globin domain-containing protein has product MSTKDFLNSVQKKQLQQTLRESEQPHLREGCLILLLINYGKTAREITDLLGCSFRTVAYWQFNGFPENLEYLPDQRELEYLPDQRERRNFHKSLEDLIPLSDIKVLEVSFGLIQPQATEFASKFYKNLFTDYPQLQPLFAYTQIEVQEKKLITALVLVINNLRKLTYLKNLLKDLGARHVRYGTIREHYPMVGTTLLKTLESFLGKEWTPEVKRVWKNGYEAIANLMLEGH; this is encoded by the coding sequence ATGTCCACCAAAGACTTCCTCAATTCAGTGCAAAAAAAGCAGTTACAGCAAACTCTACGAGAAAGTGAGCAGCCGCATTTAAGAGAAGGATGCTTGATTCTGCTGTTGATAAATTATGGCAAGACGGCTAGAGAAATTACTGACTTACTTGGTTGTTCCTTCCGCACCGTAGCTTATTGGCAATTCAACGGTTTTCCAGAGAATTTAGAGTACCTACCAGACCAACGAGAACTGGAGTACCTACCAGACCAACGAGAACGAAGGAACTTTCACAAATCGCTAGAAGACCTTATCCCGTTATCAGATATAAAAGTTTTAGAAGTCAGTTTTGGTCTAATCCAACCTCAGGCGACAGAGTTTGCCTCGAAGTTCTATAAGAACCTGTTTACTGACTATCCCCAGCTTCAGCCCTTGTTTGCTTACACTCAAATAGAGGTTCAAGAGAAGAAATTAATCACGGCTTTGGTGTTGGTGATCAATAATCTACGTAAACTGACTTACTTGAAGAACCTACTAAAAGACTTGGGAGCAAGACATGTAAGGTATGGCACTATTCGGGAACATTATCCGATGGTGGGTACAACGCTCCTTAAAACTCTTGAATCTTTTTTAGGAAAGGAATGGACACCAGAGGTTAAGCGGGTATGGAAGAATGGATATGAAGCGATCGCTAACCTGATGCTAGAAGGACACTAG